A single Paenibacillus sp. FSL R5-0517 DNA region contains:
- the rpmB gene encoding 50S ribosomal protein L28 produces the protein MSRKCYVTGKKPGTGNHVSHANNRNRRTWGVNVQKVRILVDGKPKRVYVSTRALKAGKVTRV, from the coding sequence ATGTCTCGCAAATGTTATGTGACAGGTAAGAAACCGGGCACCGGTAACCACGTATCCCACGCTAACAACCGTAACCGTCGTACTTGGGGCGTAAACGTTCAGAAGGTCCGCATTCTCGTTGACGGCAAACCAAAACGTGTATACGTAAGCACCCGTGCACTGAAAGCCGGTAAAGTGACTCGCGTATAA
- the spoVM gene encoding stage V sporulation protein SpoVM, with protein sequence MKFYTFKLPKFLGGFVKAILNTFQKN encoded by the coding sequence ATGAAATTTTACACATTCAAACTGCCGAAGTTTTTGGGAGGGTTTGTAAAGGCGATTCTTAATACGTTTCAAAAGAACTGA
- the rpe gene encoding ribulose-phosphate 3-epimerase, with the protein MIKIAPSILSADFARLGAEVAEAQAAGGDWIHVDVMDGHFVPNITLGPAIVKAIAPHTSLPLDVHLMIENPERYVEEFAKAGAAVITVHAEACVHLHRVIHLIKEQGVKAGVALNPGTPASAILEVLDDVDMVLVMTVNPGFGGQAFISGTMNKIKQIRTWLNEKGRHDVHIEVDGGIAADTAPLVVEAGADVLVAGSAVFGREDRAAAITEIRRSYGG; encoded by the coding sequence ATGATTAAAATTGCCCCATCGATATTATCAGCTGATTTTGCCCGCCTTGGTGCGGAAGTTGCCGAAGCCCAAGCTGCAGGAGGAGACTGGATCCATGTTGACGTTATGGACGGTCACTTTGTCCCTAATATTACGCTTGGACCTGCGATTGTAAAGGCGATCGCACCGCATACAAGCTTGCCGCTCGATGTGCACTTGATGATTGAGAATCCGGAACGTTATGTTGAGGAATTTGCCAAAGCCGGTGCAGCAGTCATTACCGTGCATGCTGAGGCTTGTGTGCATCTGCACCGCGTTATTCATCTGATCAAGGAGCAGGGAGTGAAAGCAGGAGTTGCCCTTAATCCGGGAACGCCAGCGTCTGCTATTCTTGAAGTACTGGATGATGTGGACATGGTTCTTGTTATGACGGTCAATCCTGGATTTGGCGGACAGGCTTTCATCTCAGGTACCATGAACAAAATCAAGCAAATTCGTACCTGGTTGAATGAAAAGGGACGTCATGATGTACATATCGAAGTGGATGGCGGAATTGCTGCCGACACAGCCCCGCTTGTGGTGGAAGCTGGAGCAGATGTACTCGTTGCCGGTAGTGCCGTATTTGGACGTGAAGATCGTGCTGCAGCGATTACTGAAATTCGCCGTAGCTACGGAGGCTAA
- the rsgA gene encoding ribosome small subunit-dependent GTPase A, producing MPEGIIVKALSGYYYVMPVEDNGVPSVEGSAVQCRARGIFRKRGTSPLVGDRVSYMLTENGEGTVDEIRKRETELIRPPVANVSLAVLLFSVKEPDMNLNLLDKFLVHIEQAGLDALIVLTKQDLADPAKDTVAEVKALYEQVGYEVISTSSRTGEGSELLRDRLAGKISVFSGQSGVGKSSMLNALMPGLTLETSAISMRLGRGKHTTRHVELIPLDNGGFVADTPGFSQLDFLEIGVEELSTCFREFAQFADQCKFRGCTHTHEPGCRVLAAKEEGLISESRYQHYVQFLTEMKDKKRRY from the coding sequence ATGCCAGAAGGTATCATCGTTAAAGCGCTAAGCGGTTACTATTATGTCATGCCAGTGGAAGACAACGGGGTTCCTTCGGTTGAAGGTTCCGCCGTTCAATGTCGAGCCAGAGGTATCTTCAGAAAACGGGGAACATCACCGCTTGTAGGTGACCGCGTCAGCTACATGTTGACGGAGAACGGTGAAGGAACGGTGGATGAAATCCGGAAGCGTGAGACGGAACTCATCCGTCCTCCAGTGGCCAATGTAAGTTTGGCTGTTCTGTTATTCTCGGTGAAAGAACCGGATATGAACCTGAATTTGTTGGACAAGTTCCTTGTTCACATCGAGCAGGCTGGTCTGGATGCTCTGATTGTGCTGACCAAACAGGATTTGGCTGATCCAGCCAAAGACACTGTTGCTGAAGTGAAAGCATTGTATGAACAGGTTGGTTACGAAGTGATTTCCACAAGTTCACGTACCGGTGAAGGCAGTGAACTGCTCAGAGATCGCCTCGCTGGCAAGATTAGCGTATTCTCTGGTCAATCCGGTGTAGGCAAGTCGTCCATGTTAAATGCATTGATGCCCGGCCTAACGCTGGAGACGAGTGCGATCAGCATGCGTCTTGGACGAGGGAAACACACCACCAGGCACGTAGAACTTATCCCCTTGGATAATGGTGGATTTGTGGCGGATACGCCAGGGTTCAGCCAACTGGACTTTCTGGAGATTGGTGTGGAGGAACTCTCCACGTGTTTCCGGGAATTCGCCCAGTTTGCAGATCAGTGCAAGTTCCGGGGGTGTACCCATACCCATGAACCAGGTTGTCGTGTGCTCGCGGCCAAGGAGGAAGGTCTAATCTCCGAAAGCCGATATCAGCACTATGTGCAGTTCCTTACCGAAATGAAAGATAAGAAGCGGAGGTATTAA
- the pknB gene encoding Stk1 family PASTA domain-containing Ser/Thr kinase, whose protein sequence is MIGHQLGGRYEVIERVGGGGMALVYKAQDLLLNRNVAIKVLRQQFVHDEEFIRRFRREAQSAASLSHPNVVSIYDVGQEDDVHYIVMEYVEGKNLNEIIKERAPLQVDESVRIASQIADALDHAHHNQIIHRDIKPHNILIGRNGRVKVTDFGIARAVTSTTITQTGSVVGSVHYFSPEHAKGIVTGEKSDLYSLGIVLYQMLTGQLPFLGESPISVALKHLQEEFDEPRKFNPLIPQSVENVILKSMRKNPQERYQSAKEMQTDLETCLMPERRNETKIDFPDEDDIDQTRVMPAIKPEPRGVTSTGAVPVMESDEETGKGKAKAKNWKKPALLISLTVLILIAMVGVVWYVKGMLVVPEVTVPNVITQTEEKAREMLEEKGLVVSDEVIRLYQEGVEPGIVFDQSRKEGDVVKEGSEVQLSVGAEKELVKMIDVKQETYDEAVKKLTALGIKEDQIQRKDEFSNDVLSGSVISQTPGVNEEFDPEAVQIELTVSKGTETVKMPDLKNLTRSEAEEKLKSAGLVLAQVQEESSYTVDQGKVTQQWPVEAGTEVNPGDKITIFISTGYPPEALKYPFNINVSPKEDGKNSKIRITYEDARGKNQEWGTRTVNSTQTLTIPLVLAPNENGAVSVYRDGQFLDTYLVSYSEAKNGTVNVPSIDPEPNTQTPPENEPDPGQGSVDEGSGDPNQEGEPESTPADGEGDSVDEDTSAMNKGKEPGKEKEKKKKEVINASSRP, encoded by the coding sequence ATGATTGGGCACCAGCTAGGCGGACGCTATGAAGTGATTGAGCGTGTCGGCGGTGGCGGCATGGCTCTTGTGTACAAAGCCCAGGATCTTCTGTTGAACCGGAATGTAGCGATTAAAGTTCTAAGACAACAGTTTGTGCATGACGAAGAGTTTATTCGCCGTTTCCGCAGAGAAGCACAATCGGCAGCATCACTGTCTCATCCGAATGTAGTTAGCATTTATGACGTGGGGCAGGAAGATGACGTTCATTATATTGTCATGGAGTATGTGGAAGGCAAAAACCTGAATGAAATTATTAAAGAGCGTGCGCCTCTGCAAGTGGACGAATCGGTCCGCATTGCATCACAGATTGCAGATGCTCTTGATCATGCACATCATAATCAAATCATTCATCGGGATATCAAACCGCATAATATATTAATTGGCCGGAATGGCCGCGTGAAGGTAACGGACTTTGGGATTGCCCGTGCAGTTACATCTACAACGATTACGCAGACGGGTTCAGTAGTTGGTTCTGTACATTACTTCTCACCGGAACATGCCAAAGGCATCGTTACTGGTGAAAAATCGGACTTATATTCTCTTGGGATCGTACTTTACCAAATGCTTACTGGGCAACTTCCGTTTCTGGGTGAAAGTCCAATCAGTGTGGCATTGAAGCATTTGCAGGAAGAGTTCGATGAACCACGCAAATTCAATCCATTGATTCCGCAAAGTGTGGAAAATGTCATCTTGAAATCCATGCGTAAAAATCCGCAGGAACGTTATCAGTCGGCCAAGGAAATGCAGACTGATCTGGAAACTTGCCTGATGCCGGAGAGACGTAATGAAACGAAGATTGATTTTCCGGATGAGGATGATATAGACCAGACCCGCGTTATGCCAGCGATCAAGCCTGAACCGCGCGGAGTTACGTCGACGGGTGCGGTGCCAGTGATGGAGTCTGACGAAGAAACTGGCAAGGGTAAAGCGAAAGCTAAGAACTGGAAAAAACCAGCATTACTCATTTCATTAACCGTTCTTATTCTAATCGCCATGGTGGGCGTTGTATGGTATGTCAAAGGTATGCTGGTTGTACCTGAAGTTACCGTGCCTAACGTGATCACCCAGACAGAAGAAAAAGCTCGCGAAATGCTTGAGGAGAAAGGACTCGTGGTCAGTGATGAGGTCATCCGTCTCTATCAGGAGGGTGTCGAACCCGGTATTGTGTTTGACCAGAGCAGAAAAGAAGGCGATGTCGTCAAAGAAGGTTCTGAGGTCCAACTCAGTGTTGGTGCAGAAAAAGAACTGGTGAAGATGATTGATGTCAAACAGGAAACTTATGATGAGGCTGTCAAGAAGCTGACTGCGCTTGGCATTAAGGAAGATCAGATTCAGCGGAAAGATGAATTCTCTAATGATGTGCTTTCAGGTTCTGTTATTTCCCAGACCCCTGGCGTCAATGAGGAATTCGATCCAGAGGCCGTTCAGATTGAGCTAACCGTAAGTAAAGGCACTGAAACGGTCAAAATGCCTGATTTGAAAAATTTAACCCGCAGTGAAGCCGAAGAAAAACTGAAATCTGCTGGACTTGTGCTTGCTCAGGTGCAGGAAGAATCAAGTTATACGGTGGATCAGGGGAAAGTGACGCAGCAGTGGCCTGTGGAAGCGGGCACAGAGGTTAATCCTGGCGATAAGATTACAATCTTTATCAGTACAGGGTATCCGCCTGAAGCGCTGAAATATCCGTTTAATATCAATGTATCACCCAAAGAAGATGGTAAAAACAGTAAAATTCGTATCACGTATGAAGACGCACGCGGCAAGAATCAGGAATGGGGAACACGCACCGTGAACTCAACCCAGACCTTGACCATTCCGCTTGTGCTCGCTCCAAATGAAAATGGGGCTGTGTCTGTATATCGTGATGGACAGTTCCTGGATACGTATCTCGTCTCCTACAGTGAAGCCAAAAACGGAACAGTAAACGTACCTTCCATTGACCCGGAACCAAACACGCAGACGCCGCCAGAAAATGAGCCTGATCCAGGCCAAGGCAGTGTTGATGAGGGCAGTGGTGACCCCAATCAGGAAGGTGAGCCTGAGTCCACACCGGCAGACGGTGAAGGTGACAGCGTAGATGAAGACACTTCTGCCATGAATAAGGGTAAGGAGCCCGGCAAGGAAAAAGAGAAGAAGAAAAAGGAAGTCATTAACGCATCAAGCCGTCCATAA
- a CDS encoding Stp1/IreP family PP2C-type Ser/Thr phosphatase: MIKTVHVSHIGRVRSVNEDSAWIRNLDTGYILGIVADGMGGHLAGDTASRLAVETLVQDLGTLEPGLSHASLSAALSDAILHANEVIFRTASTDDKYHNMGTTVVAALLNDTEGVIGHIGDSRAYKIANKAVIQLTEDHTLVNELFKNGQISKEDVSHHPRRNVLTRALGTDAEVKVDLDTVKLEEGEVLLLCSDGLSNLVSNEQIIQVAGNLELALEDRADRLLQLALLAGGDDNITVALFELQKDGSVDTETGCES, encoded by the coding sequence TTGATCAAAACAGTTCATGTGAGCCATATCGGACGAGTGCGTTCGGTGAATGAAGATTCAGCCTGGATTCGTAATCTGGATACAGGATATATTCTGGGTATTGTTGCCGATGGCATGGGTGGACATCTTGCAGGGGATACGGCAAGCCGCTTGGCAGTGGAGACGTTGGTACAAGATTTGGGAACACTGGAACCAGGTCTGTCACATGCGTCTCTGTCTGCAGCTCTAAGCGATGCTATTTTGCATGCCAACGAAGTTATCTTCCGCACGGCATCCACAGATGACAAGTATCACAACATGGGAACAACCGTGGTTGCGGCATTATTGAACGATACGGAAGGTGTTATTGGACACATCGGGGATAGCAGAGCCTACAAAATTGCGAACAAAGCTGTGATCCAGCTAACCGAGGACCATACACTGGTGAATGAATTGTTCAAAAACGGTCAGATTAGCAAAGAGGATGTGTCCCATCATCCACGTCGCAACGTGTTAACTCGTGCACTCGGAACAGATGCCGAGGTGAAGGTAGACCTGGATACCGTCAAGCTGGAGGAAGGCGAAGTTCTTCTCCTGTGCAGTGATGGTCTCAGTAACCTGGTCAGCAATGAGCAGATTATTCAGGTTGCCGGCAATCTGGAATTGGCACTCGAAGATCGTGCAGACCGACTGCTTCAGTTGGCTTTACTTGCTGGGGGAGACGACAACATCACGGTTGCCTTGTTCGAGTTGCAGAAGGATGGTTCCGTGGATACGGAAACGGGGTGTGAGTCATGA
- the rlmN gene encoding 23S rRNA (adenine(2503)-C(2))-methyltransferase RlmN yields the protein MKPFIYDYSLEQLQQWAVENGEPAFRGGQIFDWIYVKRVNDFSEMTNLSKPLREKLTEQFEFVTLKEITKFESKDGTVKFLFGLHDDHAIETVIMKHNYGNSICVTTQVGCRIGCTFCASTLGGLKRNLTAGEIVAQVVQAQKILDERGERVSSIVIMGSGEPFENYEATMTFLRIMIHEKGLNIGQRHITVSTSGIVPNIYKFADEDTQINLAISIHAPNDALRSKLMPVNRRFPFEDVMESLRYYLAKTGRRITFEYALIGGVNDQPEHAAELASVLKNMLCHVNLIPVNHVPERKYVRTSRSDIFNFQKILSEQGVNVTIRREQGHDIAAACGQLRAKHMELR from the coding sequence ATGAAACCTTTTATATATGATTATTCTCTGGAACAATTGCAGCAATGGGCTGTGGAGAATGGGGAGCCGGCGTTTCGCGGTGGTCAAATCTTTGACTGGATTTATGTAAAACGCGTGAATGATTTCAGTGAAATGACGAATCTGTCCAAGCCATTGCGTGAGAAGCTGACAGAGCAATTTGAATTCGTAACGCTTAAGGAAATTACAAAGTTTGAATCCAAGGATGGAACGGTTAAATTCCTCTTTGGTCTTCATGATGATCATGCCATCGAGACTGTAATTATGAAGCATAACTACGGGAACAGCATCTGTGTAACCACGCAGGTTGGATGTCGTATTGGTTGTACGTTCTGTGCATCTACATTGGGTGGACTCAAGCGTAACCTTACGGCTGGAGAGATTGTTGCCCAGGTTGTACAGGCTCAGAAAATTCTGGATGAACGCGGCGAACGTGTCAGCAGCATTGTAATCATGGGTTCGGGTGAACCTTTCGAAAACTATGAAGCAACGATGACTTTCCTGCGCATCATGATTCATGAAAAAGGATTGAACATTGGTCAGCGTCACATCACGGTATCAACGAGCGGAATTGTTCCGAACATCTACAAGTTTGCAGATGAAGATACACAGATTAACCTCGCCATTTCGATTCATGCACCGAATGATGCACTTCGTTCGAAATTGATGCCGGTTAACCGTCGTTTTCCTTTTGAAGACGTAATGGAGTCCCTTCGTTATTATCTGGCCAAAACAGGTCGGAGAATTACGTTTGAGTATGCACTGATTGGTGGCGTAAACGATCAGCCAGAGCATGCAGCGGAACTGGCAAGTGTGCTTAAGAACATGTTATGCCACGTGAATCTTATTCCGGTTAACCATGTACCTGAACGCAAGTACGTAAGAACATCGAGAAGCGACATTTTCAATTTTCAGAAGATTCTCTCGGAACAGGGTGTTAATGTAACCATTCGTCGTGAACAGGGACATGATATTGCTGCCGCTTGCGGTCAGCTTCGTGCAAAGCATATGGAGTTGAGGTGA
- the rsmB gene encoding 16S rRNA (cytosine(967)-C(5))-methyltransferase RsmB: MSGNTPGRSSGKGHKATSGASRPQKPKTSARALAVKVLSAVEQDGAYSNLELNRRLKEAELSPADAGLATELVYGTIARLNTLDYYLERYVAKGVSKLQPWVRSLLRISVYQMIYLDRIPEHAVVSEAVNLAKKLGHQGISGMVNGVLRNMIRNRDELRIPENLPVAERISLEHSHPLWMVERWIAYYGAETAEAICRANNEPPAVSVRVNTTMTTREKLMHEMASAGAVVEASQLSSDGILVRSGGNMALTSWYRDGLFSVQDESSMLVAEAVAPEEDQLVLDCCAAPGGKTAHMAEKMHDRGRILANDVHAHKRQLILDQAERLGLSCIDAVTGDALDLNERYPEASFDRILLDAPCSGLGVIRRKPDVKWTKSVEDIKDIASLQRELLDRVAPLLKPGGILVYSTCTIEPAENEDMVADFLNRHPEYRPAEVSVWTESETAKLKVVNGGVQILPQYAHSDGFFIARLTKTVE; this comes from the coding sequence ATGAGTGGTAACACACCAGGTCGTTCGTCGGGAAAAGGTCATAAGGCTACAAGTGGTGCATCTCGCCCCCAGAAACCCAAAACATCTGCTCGTGCATTGGCAGTCAAGGTTCTGAGTGCTGTTGAGCAAGATGGAGCATACAGTAATCTGGAGTTGAATCGTCGTCTGAAAGAGGCTGAACTGAGCCCTGCGGATGCTGGACTAGCTACCGAATTGGTGTATGGAACAATCGCTAGATTGAATACACTTGATTATTATCTGGAACGGTACGTTGCCAAAGGAGTATCCAAACTGCAACCTTGGGTTCGCAGTCTGCTGCGGATCAGCGTATATCAGATGATATATCTGGATCGTATTCCGGAGCATGCCGTGGTGAGCGAAGCGGTTAATCTGGCGAAGAAACTGGGCCATCAGGGAATCTCGGGAATGGTGAATGGTGTACTGCGCAATATGATTCGCAATCGGGATGAACTTCGTATTCCAGAGAATCTGCCGGTTGCCGAACGTATTTCACTGGAACATTCCCACCCGTTATGGATGGTTGAACGCTGGATCGCCTATTATGGCGCGGAGACAGCGGAAGCCATCTGCCGTGCGAATAATGAGCCTCCAGCAGTGAGTGTCCGAGTCAACACAACAATGACCACACGGGAGAAACTGATGCATGAGATGGCAAGCGCAGGTGCAGTCGTTGAAGCTTCTCAGTTGAGTTCGGATGGAATTCTTGTACGCAGTGGTGGGAATATGGCACTAACGTCCTGGTATCGGGACGGCTTGTTCTCTGTACAGGACGAAAGTTCCATGCTGGTTGCTGAAGCAGTTGCACCAGAAGAAGACCAACTTGTATTGGATTGCTGCGCAGCTCCGGGTGGTAAAACAGCTCACATGGCGGAGAAAATGCACGATCGCGGTCGTATTCTCGCGAACGATGTACATGCTCATAAGCGCCAGTTGATCCTGGATCAGGCGGAGCGTCTCGGTCTGAGCTGCATCGATGCTGTAACTGGAGATGCTCTTGATCTGAACGAGCGGTATCCGGAAGCATCGTTTGACCGCATTTTGCTGGATGCGCCATGTTCCGGCCTGGGTGTTATTCGACGGAAGCCCGATGTAAAATGGACCAAATCCGTAGAAGACATCAAAGATATCGCAAGCTTGCAACGTGAACTGCTTGATCGTGTTGCGCCGTTGTTAAAACCAGGTGGTATTTTGGTGTACAGCACATGTACAATTGAGCCTGCTGAGAATGAGGATATGGTCGCAGACTTCTTGAATCGACATCCGGAATATCGTCCAGCAGAAGTATCTGTCTGGACTGAATCGGAGACAGCGAAATTGAAGGTTGTGAACGGAGGCGTTCAGATTTTGCCACAATACGCTCACAGCGACGGATTTTTCATCGCACGGTTGACAAAAACAGTGGAATAA
- the fmt gene encoding methionyl-tRNA formyltransferase, whose translation MNIVFMGTPEFAVPSLDMLIAEGYNVVGVVTQPDKPQGRKKVLTPTPVKAAAERHGLPVFQPVKLRDPEAVARLAEWKPDLIVTAAFGQILPKSVLDMPVRGCVNVHGSLLPKYRGGAPIQRSIINGESVTGVTLMYMAEGLDTGDMISRVELPITDEDTSGSMFDKLSEAGSKLLQAEMPRLIAGETTAVPQDDAEASYARNLTRDDEKMDWSRTSRELFNQIRGLVPFSGAFTMWDDQVFKVWAAANPDQVDLETSSDAGQAEPGTVLQLNKTGIEVRTGNGSLWLTEVQPAGKKVMKAADFARGGTLKSGTVLR comes from the coding sequence TTGAATATTGTTTTTATGGGAACACCTGAATTTGCAGTTCCTTCTCTCGATATGCTGATTGCAGAGGGGTACAATGTGGTGGGTGTGGTGACTCAGCCTGATAAACCACAGGGACGCAAAAAAGTACTTACGCCAACACCGGTTAAGGCCGCGGCAGAACGCCACGGTCTGCCTGTATTTCAACCCGTTAAACTGCGTGATCCGGAAGCGGTAGCCCGCTTGGCTGAATGGAAGCCGGACCTGATCGTGACTGCGGCTTTTGGTCAGATTCTGCCCAAATCCGTGCTGGATATGCCTGTTCGCGGTTGTGTGAACGTGCATGGCTCTCTTTTGCCGAAATATCGGGGAGGAGCTCCAATCCAACGTTCCATTATTAACGGGGAATCCGTGACAGGAGTCACATTGATGTATATGGCTGAAGGCCTGGATACCGGAGATATGATCTCGCGTGTGGAACTGCCAATTACAGACGAAGATACATCAGGATCGATGTTTGATAAATTAAGTGAGGCTGGTTCCAAACTGCTTCAGGCAGAAATGCCACGATTGATTGCAGGCGAGACAACGGCAGTCCCTCAGGATGATGCCGAGGCTTCGTATGCTCGCAATCTGACTCGGGATGACGAGAAGATGGACTGGAGTCGTACTTCACGTGAATTGTTCAATCAGATCCGCGGCCTTGTGCCGTTTTCGGGTGCATTTACGATGTGGGATGATCAGGTCTTCAAAGTATGGGCTGCGGCTAACCCCGATCAGGTGGATCTGGAAACCTCTTCGGATGCTGGACAAGCAGAGCCAGGAACAGTGCTGCAATTGAACAAGACAGGGATTGAAGTTCGTACAGGTAATGGATCTCTGTGGTTGACTGAGGTGCAGCCTGCAGGTAAAAAAGTGATGAAGGCGGCTGACTTTGCCCGTGGCGGTACATTGAAATCTGGAACGGTGCTGCGATGA
- the def gene encoding peptide deformylase, which produces MSIRIIVQEPDEVLHKRAKEVTKITPNVQKLLDDMADTMYDAEGVGLAAPQVGILKRLIVIDAGDEQGLIKMINPEIIASEGEQFGPEGCLSIPGINGDVRRFETVTVKGLDREGKELIITGSGLLSRAFQHEIDHLDGVLFTDVAEKVYEIAADQTGPRRN; this is translated from the coding sequence ATGTCGATTCGCATTATCGTGCAAGAACCAGATGAGGTGCTCCACAAGAGAGCCAAAGAAGTAACCAAAATTACACCAAATGTACAAAAATTGCTGGATGATATGGCGGATACCATGTACGATGCGGAGGGTGTAGGTCTAGCTGCGCCGCAAGTTGGTATTTTGAAACGTCTGATTGTTATCGACGCAGGTGATGAGCAAGGACTGATCAAGATGATTAACCCGGAGATCATTGCAAGTGAGGGAGAACAGTTCGGACCGGAAGGATGTCTGAGTATCCCTGGAATTAATGGCGATGTTCGCCGTTTTGAGACCGTTACGGTTAAAGGTCTGGATCGTGAAGGCAAAGAGTTGATTATTACGGGTAGTGGCTTGCTGTCCCGTGCATTCCAGCATGAGATTGATCATCTGGATGGCGTACTCTTTACGGATGTCGCCGAGAAAGTGTACGAAATTGCAGCCGATCAAACGGGACCGCGTCGTAATTAA